The following DNA comes from Chelmon rostratus isolate fCheRos1 chromosome 20, fCheRos1.pri, whole genome shotgun sequence.
acagcactgccacgttcaactgacccagagatgttccaggtagtggccagtactaatgctaccatttagctaatgctaatgctaaccgctaagaagaatagaagaagacaatacagttccgatgccaccatttagctaatgctaatgctaaatgctaccCGCTATCtactaagaggaacagaagaagacaatacagctagattcacctatactttattgttaactgctagatgccaatactaactgctaagatactatcatactaccaccgctttagctattgttagctgctacaatgctactacAGGCCTAGATGtcacatgtaactgccaactgccgcactaccatcatctacccctgcctctcaccaactgcaccaataaaagcggggtgggaatacaaaccctggttcgggtagggggtagaaagtaaagaggtagagtcaacGATGAAAGCAGGGATCGGctacagacccttgttcgggtagggggtagaaagtttagagggtgctgaaggtggaggcctaaaccacagactagatttaacagcctcttctaacatttccttcaagaagcaaacaaaacaggaaaacaaccaaaaaagaacaaaacaagccaactctgtatcttacaacgcaaactcacctgaacaggccacatggtcccaaagagagactctagctgggCACACCCCCACCTTTTCTAAACTTCCTCTTactggatctcttcctattgggagagcgagaagatggggcggggaaagcagagcagaggtgtcttgttcagactttaacctcttctcctgccggattaggcatgcatgtcctctgcccccccccccccccccaccgcccctatttcaccccccaactactattatttctcctgatccatatcgactgactagacctagcagcctcatctgacatctccctcactgtcttccttaaattttgcccttgcactcccagctccctcaacagtgaaacagctgaccctgcaacaaaacctctacaccccacttcaaccggacagaccctggtcttccatcccctctactcagattctgtctttaaatctgcatacttagtcttcttcctttcataagctgcctccactgaactttcccaagggactgttaactcaataaaacacacagtctttttactcatgggccataagacaatgtccggcctcagattactataaactatttcctggggcacaactagctttcctcccaagtcgacctgcatttgccaatcatcagcccctaccaggcagccacctacctgccttctccctgacttagcagctctatttttctccccctctcgaacaaactgcacacctaacctctcctttctagaacttccagaattcacctgtttccttctctcttcagtgcctgcggctaagcttctcagcacctgattatgccgccatgtataccggccttgtgataagctaattctacaacctgacaaaatgtgttttaagcttgctgtacctgagcagagtgggcacgattgatcgccctgtacccagagacttaggttctgcggggttggcaactgcttttgccccccttaacaactcctcctgcctacgcacctgttccactacaagctttcttttctcctttagacctgctttattccacactggtttgcctgggccaagccccaagcctccccggccaaattgaacatttcctactatttctgcatgcctaagagctgcctctgcctcctgcactgctgcccctgggttccatttcctccccccagaagggttcggaaccacattgctaactaacatgtccttactcccagataataaaagttctgtcctaaccttagtgcatttaaactcctctgttagactggttactgcagctgaagcattcctttcccatacaaagctacattgctttagcacctgggagcacccaaccattttctaatataagagctaactagcctttccattctctctgctacagataatgggacttcatatactgacattggccacattaacctaggatacaagccaaactgcaagcaccacaacctcagttttcctgggagccctgatttatctattctctccagcccttctgcaacatcctttctaaattgcacaacctgttcaacatcattcaggtccacattgtaccaccgtcctagactcttgactgatttctccctaattgttgggatttcctcaccatctatagcaggggtgggcaaactttttcacttgtgggccacaaagggttctaaaatttgactggggggccggaccaggagcagatggatggagtgttttggtaatccacctcataagagaaaataaaatatcatgagatatgtagaacacatgtgctttaatttcaattgaaaataaacaaaagcattacaactaaatatctgtctttgaagtcccacagaactgagctatttattgaaatgactctttttattattttaaagcactgaaagttgtgttatccttaaggatattatcatcatcagtctcctcctgactgtcttcatttaaaaaacggtaggagatgcaggtctacttgtcctctccttctattcaatcatccctaatgccaaaactcaacaacgagcagcgcgaggacggaacagtgacaacgcgccagtatgtggagcgcgttatatttgatcgcgctgcatttgcgcacttggttttgagaacgtacgtgcacctgagcaccacatatgtgcatcccttaacagacagaacaaattagtttcaaatgcattttttacataacacaacggagaaacgtacttttaatttcagtgggaacagtgttgttggtctccctttttatccagcgcatcaaagtctggagtcagttttcttgctgtatcatagtctttaaacaccgcctgatcggtgttcagtcaaaaatatttagttgtccactccttattaaaaactggacattcttagctccgctcatctttacagaagggctgagggtcgaagagtaaagcgcaaacgtggagtaatacgcttcacctcaacaaagctcaatttatctagagtgcgccatctattgggaaaaagccagaattgcagggaaaataaaacatttacaaggtttattgatataatttgttcaagttcggcgggccggattaaattttgtaacgggccgcatatggccctcaggccgtagtttgcccatgcctgatctatagcaaacttcctatcacttactttccctctgtatattgaaatacttcttgacttactaggcttaatcttcatacaagcccacttgagattctgattgactttatctaacaacctccttgtacatggcactgttgaagttagcagtgtcatatcatccatataagccctaattggtggaagacgcattccattctgccgtctctccccatctacgacccacttggaagccctaataattacctccatagccattgtgaaagctagcggggaaactgtacatcctgccataataccaacctctaatctttgccagcctgttgtgagctctgcgatacttgcacacacagtctgatgtcttggaaatatgctttcaccaagttaacaactatctccggcactttagAGTAGtgaaaggaactccaaataaggctatGTGGtactgacccaaacgcattagccagatctaaaaatacaacattcaagtctcgTTTCTCtctcttagctgtctgaatctgatgccaaatcatgccagtatgctctaagcatcccgcaaatcctggtatccctgcttttcGTATCatcgtatctatcataccattcctttctaagtaattagccagcctctgtgctacgatactaaagaaaatcattccctcaacatttaggagagaaatcatccgaaactggctaaggtccgatgacttcttctccttagggatgaagacaacTCCTGCCCTGcaccatgctcttggaatactttgttcaatctctgatttcgttgccttaagttgccctcctttttcttgattaaacaagcctttcacaaaattgaACGAGTTGCTGTGCTGAGACGTCGGTCATCCTCTAGCAGGTAGTTTTATACAGGCGGACTGGGCTGTGTGGTCTGAACATGTGCTGGATGTAGGATGAGCCTGAGCCATTGGCAGCATAGTAGGCGAGTACCAGagtcaataattcgcaaagttatgcgcaaaaaactgtgaagaacttaccataagaaatgaatgggaaatttcctcaaatttcagcctttttcaattgtccactgcttgctcaaaatgaacctcggcacattttttgatatctcttacggttttcgagctcTGACCgtctgaagaccatcaagtttctcaaaaaatgctcagaatttttccccctagagtggatgacctCATCaattagagtgaaagagccagtgagaaattgcctgaaattattttctaaaactgccataaaatccaaacagtgaataggagacacataatttttggatctttttgtagacaaacctttcttctctcgtcaaagttcaattttaaagggttagcccccaccaaatttaaataaagagggatcttgcaccagctgccctggtctgctgctccatttaaacccatacaatctcctgttttctgagtcgcagcctgccggagtgtgtctGTTTAAATCAACCCTctagtcatttttctaaagaatatctggacataaaacacacgtacatctggcccagacttgtccgcatctcacagtgtaatcgtttttttgatagcagctacggttttgtcacaatcacaagttgttcggaagaaaccaacagcgaaaaagtagctgttcaggaacaggtcaAAAGTGGGAGAGctagagaggtaattatcagcaggtggggcagaagttacacacgcacacacacatacacattcagacacacatataccagacacatctccatgttggaactggttgggctgcttgttcaaaatacttgggacaatttgataaatgtgtagttcaagcagacacacacacaaaaacagacgaagacacacacatacgcagtcacacacaaatacagttaaatacacacaaacagcctcatacatagacagacacaacgctgttagctctattagctctgttagcattagcgccattagctctgctagctctattagaaatgttagcactgttagctctgttagcaccatcagctctgttagcattagcgccattagctctattagcgctgttagctccattagcattagctctgttagctcctgTGCTGttgaatgacaaataaatgaagctTGTACTTTGTATCcgtcagaaatgtttttatctAACTAAATGTCTGTGGTTTGGAGTTTACTCACTCCTGCGCTCCTGTTTGAATGTTCAGGTATCAGccttttttactgtttcctgttcctATAATCATATTGGAGCTTTGTTCATTTGCTTCTaatgtaaacacatttcctgctgctgcttcatgtttAAGTTTTCCACTGGCAAACCAGTGGGAGGCTTTCACGATGAAGCAGCTGTATAAaatgcagtgtatttttttattagttCAGTAGATGCATTTTAGATTTTGGTGGGAGGAAGgaacagccacagtgagctgtttaGATGAAGCGCTGCCGAGGGAGAGAAACTGTACTCATGAACCTTTACTTCTTCATATATTCTtgtattgctttttttattgataatgaaaacaatcttcAGATTgtcagattttctttgttttctcaaatttttctttctttttttagtgaCTGGTGATCTTCAGGAAGTTTTAGATGAATATAAGATcagtctgaggaggagatgtgaaTGTGTAACTGAAGGAAGTGATGAACCAGGAAGTGGAACCCTCCTCAACAGGATCTACACTGAGCTCTACAtcacagagggacagagtgaaGAGGTTAATACCCAACATGAGGTGAGGCAGCTTGAGACAACTTCCAAGATGGAGACCCTCCATGAGACTCCAATCAAGTGCCAGGACATCTTTAAAGCCTTACCTGACCAGCGGAGACACATCAGAGTCGTTCTGACGAACGGCGTCGCTGGCGTTGGAAAAACCTTCTCAGTGCAGAagttcagtctggactgggCAGAGGGCTTGGAAAACCAAGACGTCAGCCTGGTGGTTCTGCTTTCGTTCAGGGAGCTGAACTTGATCAAAGATGAGCAGTACAGTCTTCTGACGCTGCTCCATGTTTTCCATCCAACATTAAAGaaggtgacagcagagaagctcGCTGTCTGTAagcttttgttcatctttgacgGCCTGGATGAAAGCAGACTTTCACTGGATTTCCACAACAATGAGGTTTTGTCTGATGTCTCGCAGAAGTCATCAGTCAACGTGCTGTTGACAAACCTCATCAAGGGGAATCTGCTTCCCTCGGCTCTCGTCTGGATAACTTCCAGACCCGCGGCGgccaatcagatccctcctACATGTGTTGACAGGGTAACAGAAGTACGAGGCTTCACTGATGCCcagaaggaggagtacttcaAGAGGAGattcagtgatgaagatctgTCCAGCAGAATCATCTCACACATCAAGACGTCCAGgagcctccacatcatgtgtCAAATCCCAgtcttctgctggatcactgctACAGTTCTGGTTCACATGTTGACTTTAGACCAGAGAGAAGAGCTGCCCAAGACCCTGACTGACATGTactcccacttcctgctggttcagacaaagaggaagaagcagaagtaTGATGAGGGACATGAGACGAATCCACaggagctgatggaggctgaCAGGGAAGTTCTTCTGAAGCTGGGGAGGCTGGCGTTCGAACATCTGGAGAAAGGAAACATCATGTTCTACCAAGAAGACCTGGAGCAGTGTGGTCTTGATGTCACTGAGGCCTCTGTGTACTCTGGAGTTTGTACAGAGATCTTcaaaagagagtgtgtgatcTTCCAGAAAACAGTTTACTGCTTTGTTCATCTGAGCattcaggagtttctggctgcagtctacatgttccACTGTTACACCAGCAGGAACACAGCGGTACTGGAGGGTTTCcttaaagactggaaacccATCGACTCAAAGCCAAGTTGTTTTTTGaagaacattaaatattttcGAAACATTGTTAGCCACCACCCATCCCTGGATGTCTTTCTGAGGAGCAACATGGAGAAATCTCTTGAAAGTAAAAATGGCCACCTGGACCTGTTTGTTCGCTTCCTTCATGGCCTCTCTCTGAAGTCCAACCAGAGACTCTTAGGAGGCCTGCTgggtcaaagaaaaaacaagtcagaaatCATCCAGAGAGCCATCAACAACCTGAAGGAGATGAACAGTGATGATATCTCTCCTGACAGAAGCATCAACATCTTCCACTGTCTGATGGAGATGAACGACCGCTCAGTACATCAGGAGATCCAAGAGTTCCTGAAGTCAGAGAACAGATCAGAGAAGAGACTCTCTGTGTTCCAGTGCTCAGCTCTGGCCtacatgctgcagctgtcagaggaggTTCTGGATGAGTTGGACCTGAAGAAGTACAACACATCAGAGGAGGGACGATGGAGACTGATTCCAGCTGTGAGGAAATGTAGAAAGGCTGAGTAAGTCCAGATGTGATTATCAACACTGTTCAGAAACGTAAAGCTGAAGCCATCAGTGTTAAAGatacacactttacacacataACTTCACACTATAAGAGtttaaccctgattccaaaaaagccaGAACACTTtataaaacgtaaataaaacagaatgcagtgatctgcaaattattttctatttttattttaattaaatataaagacaagatatttaatgttcaaaccaATGAACTTGTTTCTCACAACAGTCACTGTAGAGGTTAGatatgcagagaaaacagcagcacacgtTTCCACTGTGATTTTGACTGAATTagcagccacagtctttgtgtATGGAGCTCCTGATTaactcagaca
Coding sequences within:
- the LOC121623620 gene encoding protein NLRC3-like: MMEEEEDRVKSSASSCLSMKSDRSKGRPPDFSHEPGPSDTKVQYSRQRAESPASSCLSMKSDRSKDYPPYFSHEPGPSDTKERKRSHVSVEEQPSCCVLCQDVLKDPVSTSCGHWFCRQCITSYWDQSASSGDSSCPRCGDRSRTRAGLQTASQTCTVQMTGDLQEVLDEYKISLRRRCECVTEGSDEPGSGTLLNRIYTELYITEGQSEEVNTQHEVRQLETTSKMETLHETPIKCQDIFKALPDQRRHIRVVLTNGVAGVGKTFSVQKFSLDWAEGLENQDVSLVVLLSFRELNLIKDEQYSLLTLLHVFHPTLKKVTAEKLAVCKLLFIFDGLDESRLSLDFHNNEVLSDVSQKSSVNVLLTNLIKGNLLPSALVWITSRPAAANQIPPTCVDRVTEVRGFTDAQKEEYFKRRFSDEDLSSRIISHIKTSRSLHIMCQIPVFCWITATVLVHMLTLDQREELPKTLTDMYSHFLLVQTKRKKQKYDEGHETNPQELMEADREVLLKLGRLAFEHLEKGNIMFYQEDLEQCGLDVTEASVYSGVCTEIFKRECVIFQKTVYCFVHLSIQEFLAAVYMFHCYTSRNTAVLEGFLKDWKPIDSKPSCFLKNIKYFRNIVSHHPSLDVFLRSNMEKSLESKNGHLDLFVRFLHGLSLKSNQRLLGGLLGQRKNKSEIIQRAINNLKEMNSDDISPDRSINIFHCLMEMNDRSVHQEIQEFLKSENRSEKRLSVFQCSALAYMLQLSEEVLDELDLKKYNTSEEGRWRLIPAVRKCRKAELSRCGLSETHCEVVASALKSNPSHLRELDLSYTKLQDSGVKLLSAGLESPNCRLETLRSVLVFLFLSSVYRPNVNPFQEF